TCGCGCGCGACGAGCCCGACGCGCCGGCGGCGCTCTACTATCTCGGAAAACTCGCGGTCCATCGCCGCGATTATCCGTGCGCCGTGGAGCTCTTGGAGCGCGCCGCGCAGGCGTCGCCCACGGACGCCGCCATCGCGCTCTGGCTCGGCAACGCCCACGCGTGGTCCGCCTCCGTCGCCGAAGGCCTGGGGGCGCGCGTGAGCCACGGGCGCAAGGCGCTCGCGCACTACCGCCGCGCGGTCGAGCTCGATCCCACCAGCGTGCCCGCGCGTTTCAGCCTGATGAATTTCTACCGCCACGTGCCCGCGCTGCTGGGCGGCGGCATCGATCGCGCCCGCGCCCAGGCCGCGGAGATCGACCGCCTCGATCCCGTCGCCGGCGCGCACGCCCGTGCGCTGCTCGCGTTTCACCAGCAGGATTTCGCCGCCGCGCATGCGACGCTCCAGCCGCTCCTCGCGCAGCACCCCGCCCACTACGCGGCGAATTTCCTCCTCGGCCGCATCGCC
This window of the Candidatus Didemnitutus sp. genome carries:
- a CDS encoding tetratricopeptide repeat protein, producing the protein MKRLALPFLLATAVHAAEPAALARATALYAAGRYAEATASFAEIARDEPDAPAALYYLGKLAVHRRDYPCAVELLERAAQASPTDAAIALWLGNAHAWSASVAEGLGARVSHGRKALAHYRRAVELDPTSVPARFSLMNFYRHVPALLGGGIDRARAQAAEIDRLDPVAGAHARALLAFHQQDFAAAHATLQPLLAQHPAHYAANFLLGRIAVASGQYREAGRAALERCLQLPPTENDESHAEARALLAQLERPTLAPAAVTATR